In a single window of the Anaerolineae bacterium genome:
- a CDS encoding CPBP family intramembrane metalloprotease — protein MLTWVRAGVFIAGSLGLTAGISALALATARWLRQWRLDVNLLVHPAQLAAYGMLILLCLGLMGISGLPPARFGLQSTDWKLDVALGVSIGLALPAPLNWLVRAGVRKWGPGIYSPALMRAILPRSRREWLFVPLAFCLTALSEELLFRAIWVGGFSRWLPAAIPVLVGSAIFGITHLAQGRLGMVAAGGLGLLFAGLFLWRQSVLPCFLAHYLVNLGQVWYASQKRVWLENYPDNG, from the coding sequence ATGCTGACGTGGGTGCGGGCCGGCGTATTTATCGCAGGTTCACTGGGGCTGACGGCCGGCATCAGCGCGCTGGCGTTGGCCACCGCACGCTGGCTTCGTCAATGGCGCCTGGACGTCAATCTGCTGGTGCATCCGGCCCAGTTGGCCGCCTACGGCATGCTGATCCTGCTGTGCCTGGGGTTGATGGGCATCAGCGGCCTGCCGCCGGCGCGCTTCGGCCTGCAGAGCACGGACTGGAAGCTGGACGTGGCGCTGGGAGTAAGCATCGGGCTGGCTCTGCCGGCGCCTCTCAACTGGCTGGTGCGGGCGGGCGTGCGGAAATGGGGGCCGGGGATATACTCGCCGGCGCTGATGCGCGCCATCCTGCCGCGCTCCCGCAGGGAATGGCTGTTCGTCCCCCTTGCGTTCTGCTTGACTGCATTGAGCGAAGAACTGCTCTTCCGCGCCATCTGGGTGGGGGGATTTTCCCGCTGGCTGCCGGCGGCAATACCGGTGCTGGTGGGATCAGCGATCTTCGGGATCACCCATCTGGCACAGGGCCGGCTGGGGATGGTGGCCGCCGGCGGGCTGGGACTGCTGTTCGCCGGCCTCTTTCTCTGGCGGCAAAGCGTCCTGCCGTGCTTCCTCGCCCATTATCTGGTGAACCTGGGGCAGGTCTGGTACGCCAGCCAAAAGCGTGTCTGGCTGGAGAACTATCCGGATAACGGATGA